The Selenomonadales bacterium DNA window CGCGCACGCCGTAGAGCTCGCCGCAGAAAAAGGCAGCACCATCGGCGCTATCGGCTCCGTTCGCGCAGGCGAAGTATTCGGGCTCACCCCCATAGCCACAGCCATTAACGACACCGCCAACAACAGCACGCGATTCGTTGTCCTTGCCAAAGACCATATACAGCCGCAAGGCACGAACGTCAAAACGTCCATCGTCTGCCAGATCAACGGGCAAAAACCGGGTAGTCTATATGATCTACTTTACGAATTCAAAAAACACGACGTCAACTTAACGCGTATCGAATCGCGCCCCGCACGTACCGCACTCGGAGAATATATCTTCTTCTTCGACCTCGAAGGCACACCGCGCGAAGACAATATCCGCGAAGCATTCGACGCGATCCAAAAAAACAGCAGTTGGTTTAAACATTTAGGCTCGTACACAGTAGAACAAATATGATATAATAAAAAGAAGAAGTCTTACATAAGACTTCGCGCATTGCTCTATTGTGCCGACGCACAAATGCGATTATCGAATCACATCATAACGTATCCTTACAAGTCGTTTATGATGTGATATAATAGAAAGAAGCAAGAGATAAGAAGAGATAGCAAAGGAGCATTTTATTATGGTAATAGTAATGAAACCGGAAGCAACCAAAGACGAGATCAACCTTATCATCAGCCGCATCGAAGGAGCAGGCCTTAAAGCACACGTCGTAGAAGGCGAATTCCAGACCATCATCGGTGTGATCGGCGATAAAAAACTCATCTCCTCCCAACCGTTCGAAACGTA harbors:
- the pheA gene encoding prephenate dehydratase; the encoded protein is MEKIAYLGPCGTYSEEVAQRLFGNRQDVELVAYQSIDRAIRAVEQDDALFAVVPIENSLGGSVTITLDILAHDASLYIVSEATLAIEHALFLPEGTVTEIVSHEQALAQCRHYIEENYPNVLMRPVKSTAHAVELAAEKGSTIGAIGSVRAGEVFGLTPIATAINDTANNSTRFVVLAKDHIQPQGTNVKTSIVCQINGQKPGSLYDLLYEFKKHDVNLTRIESRPARTALGEYIFFFDLEGTPREDNIREAFDAIQKNSSWFKHLGSYTVEQI